Proteins from a single region of Coregonus clupeaformis isolate EN_2021a chromosome 35, ASM2061545v1, whole genome shotgun sequence:
- the LOC121550679 gene encoding protein mono-ADP-ribosyltransferase PARP15-like, with protein sequence MHKVTLPDGAATYTCRNRLKSRCIDQLAGQPIESLPQHWDAVPANTSCLSCLIQTGSPEHNEVLNLFRATCPNNVIKIERIQNPTLWRTLQIKKLDMELRNGHQKNEKRLFHGTCHTTIDHINNHGFNRSYAGKNAAAYGNGTYFAVSASYSASNTYSRPDPKGQKYMYLCRVLTGDFTAGRHGMKVPPTKSTTTVELYNSVTDNPSGPSMFVIFHDNQAYPEYLITFF encoded by the exons ATGCACAAGGTCACCCTGCCTGACGGGGCTGCTACCTACACCTGTAGAAACAGACTAAAAAGCAGATGCATCGACCAGTTAGCAG GTCAACCCATTGAGAGTCTCCCTCAGCATTGGGACGCCGTGCCAGCCAACACCTCCTGCCTGTCCTGCCTCATCCAGACAGGAAGCCCAGAGCACAATGAAGTCTTAAACCTGTTCCGAGCCACCTGCCCCAACAACGTTATAAAG attgAGAGGATCCAGAACCCCACCCTGTGGAGGACTCTCCAGATCAAGAAGCTGGACATGGAGCTCAGGAACGGTCACCAGAAGAATGAGAAGAGGCTCTTCCATGGAACATGCCACACAACCATCGATCACATTAACAACCATGGCTTCAATCGGAGCTACGCTGGGAAAAACG CTGCAGCATATGGAAATGGAACATACTTTGCTGTTAGTGCCAGCTACTCAGCCAGTAACACATACTCAAGACCGGATCCCAAAGGGCAGAAGTATATGTACCTATGTCGGGTTCTGACTGGAGATTTCACAGCAGGACGACATGGGATGAAAGTGCCTCCAACTAAAAGCACTACAACTGTTGAACTCTACAACAGCGTGACAGACAACCCATCAGGGCCATCTATGTTTGTCATTTTCCATGACAATCAGGCATATCCCGAGTACTTGATCACTTTCTTCTAG
- the LOC121550678 gene encoding uncharacterized protein LOC121550678 gives MLLTTKLPAGIYFSGSVHGAERLWKGSPGEEYLYFIEAQVLTGKSTVGCPGLIVPPPFARDPLTLFHSVKGGKDTWVIFNGHQALPEYLITCKKPTYVKPHALFNWGIANKPQKNEDFAIEDREVDPAVFHISSRVGQVNRLIKDLTLKDPDRNIKVTSNMVDWQYQQQPGRQFQSFHGSQGGSTRASTAARGAVPELPRQPGRQYQSFHGSQGGSTRASTAARGAVPELPRQPGRQYQSFHGSQGGSPRASTATRGAVPELPPHP, from the exons atgctcttaaccactaagctacctgccgggaTCTACTTCAGTGGCAGCGTGCATGGGGCAGAGAGACTGTGGAAGGGCTCACCTGGCGAGGAGTACCTGTACTTCATTGAGGCACAGGTGCTGACTGGCAAGTCAACTGTTGGCTGTCCTGGTCTCATTGTGCCACCTCCCTTTGCCAGAGACCCACTCACCCTGTTTCATAGTGTGAAAGGAGGCAAAGACACCTGGGTCATCTTCAATGGTCACCAGGCTCTACCTGAATATCTGATCACCTGCAAAAAGCCTACATACGTAAAACCTCACG CATTGTTCAACTGGGGCATCGCTAACAAGCCACAAAAGAATGAGGACTTTGCCATCGAGGACCGGGAAGTGGATCCGGCTGTCTTCCACATTTCTTCCAGAGTGGGTCAAGTAAATCGTCTGATCAAGGACCTGACCCTAAAAGATCCAGACAGGAATATTAAAGTGACCAGCAACATGGTGGATTGGCAGTATCAGCAGCAGCCAGGGAGGCAGTTCCAGAGCTTCCACGGCAGCCAGGGGGGCAGTACCAGAGCTTCCACGGCAGCCAGGGGGGCAGTACCAGAGCTTCCACGGCAGCCAGGGAGGCAGTACCAGAGCTTCCACGGCAGCCAGGGGGGCAGTACCAGAGCTTCCACGGCAGCCAGGGGGGCAGTACCAGAGCTTCCACGGCAGCCAGGGAGGCAGTACCAGAGCTTCCACGGCAGCCAGGGGGGCAGTCCCAGAGCTTCCACGGCAACCAGGGGGGCAGTACCAGAGCTTCCGCCACATCCTTAA